A stretch of DNA from Rhodococcus sp. NBC_00297:
GCCGTCACCGCTGCCGAGGCAGTCGACACGCAGACGGGGATGACCAGGTGCCGTGGACTGCGCTGGACGGACCGCCGGTTGAGGAACAGGTACACCGCGTAGGCAACTCCGGCTGCGATGCCCAGCAGGGAGCCGCGTACAGCGTGGTCCGCTGCCGACCCGGACCCACCGATCACTCCGCCCGCCATTGCCACCCCGAGGAGCATGCACGGCGCCGCGAACATGAACCGCCGCGAGATCGACGTGCGGTCGACGACCAGCCCGAGGACAGGGAGAACGATAACCTGGACGTTGATCAGGACCGTCGCGATCGACGCACCCACGTCGAGGATGCTGCCGGTCCACATGATGTAGTCGGCTCCGAGGAATACACCCGCCATGATCGCGATCGGGTACAGATTCGCCGGCATCGCGCCTGATCGTCGGGCTTCCCTCACTGCCAACGGAACCAACGCGAACAGGGCGATGGCGCAGCGCAGGAACGCGGCGGTACCAGCGGTCACGTCGGCGAGCTTGACGAAGGTCGCCGACAACGACAGCGCCGCCGCCCCGGCGGCGACGAGAACGGCCGATCGCCCGGTGGTCGCGGCGTGGATGGCGTCGGAGGTCGGTGCACTCATGGGTCGAGCACACCAATTCGCGACTCGAAAGTCCAGGTGGTGTTACTGCCTAGTACTGATTAGCCTGAGTTTCATGTTGTCGTGGGATCGGATGAGGGTCTTCTCTGCGGTCGCCGAGCACGGCTCGGTGTCCAGGGCCGCTGCAAGCCTGCATCTGACCGGACCCGGAGTCTCGCAGCATATCCGGAGGCTGGAGAGGGAAGTGGGCGCAACTCTGGTGGAGCGGAACGGCCGCACAATTCGGCTCACGCCCGCAGGGCGAGCACTCGCCGCCCACGCGGCGGCGAT
This window harbors:
- a CDS encoding DMT family transporter; translation: MSAPTSDAIHAATTGRSAVLVAAGAAALSLSATFVKLADVTAGTAAFLRCAIALFALVPLAVREARRSGAMPANLYPIAIMAGVFLGADYIMWTGSILDVGASIATVLINVQVIVLPVLGLVVDRTSISRRFMFAAPCMLLGVAMAGGVIGGSGSAADHAVRGSLLGIAAGVAYAVYLFLNRRSVQRSPRHLVIPVCVSTASAAVTAGIIGAAMDDINLSITAASWGWMVALAMIGQVAAWLVISAGSRSLRIDTVAALLLCQPVLGIVFGYLVLTETPSAVQIFGSAVVVAAVWSATRCPAAPLRAETTRISVDPVFPLLEPRQHVDQILGDDRGGRGFAGGVTGVERE